In Garra rufa chromosome 15, GarRuf1.0, whole genome shotgun sequence, a single genomic region encodes these proteins:
- the ocstamp gene encoding osteoclast stimulatory transmembrane protein: MPLRNNHLSILSLRASMRSSMEALWLCYSSPTPQSASHLLALLALCLSLAAITASLLFHWLIDLLKYDIQTALVAAGIYATAVFILSSLIHPFRCAFTLIFPTLFTRQGRKLLLSTSVMIVVLYVLPNMAANIATLTHVVKCASEKLSQSLLSSSGLINTIKDNIVRRAEERVDGSLVQTLRDFDHTTHINVSEVKGRLHVLSQRVQEDFSEVKSQVQDLKLLFSRIFAAVFVLYLFAESVMYLRSYLTSVRFDNTYVTGGLRRKGAEKGIVVEAKDVKNGVNSTSFRITKRELFKCLAPAMVITLYLLMTIFLIVLDDFLYYLVKLGGPWISNMPSTNISINVNFKVGTEVGFCQIFSSDCQVDLFNFNRTYTALIHSDPNMCEAQSSKLNPSVVTALVFLYLFSYTLLPLEVYARRLRRKVAASFFRQQEERRVEFLIKKVQTKQKDRQNKVFFIESNHQDKEFSGITDQLYT; encoded by the exons ATGCCTTTAAGAAACAACCATCTCTCTATTTTGTCCCTCAG aGCCTCAATGAGAAGCAGTATGGAGGCGCTGTGGTTGTGTTACTCTTCTCCAACTCCTCAAAGTGCAAGTCACCTCCTCGCCCTACTTGCTCTCTGTCTCTCATTGGCTGCTATAACTGCTTCACTGCTTTTCCACTGGCTCATAGACCTTTTAAAATATGACATCCAGACAGCATTGGTTGCAGCTGGTATCTATGCCACAGCTGTGTTTATCCTATCATCTCTCATTCATCCATTCCGATGTGCCTTCACGCTAATCTTCCCGACGTTGTTCACCCGACAAGGCCGTAAACTGCTGCTGTCCACGTCCGTGATGATCGTGGTGCTGTACGTCCTACCCAACATGGCCGCCAACATCGCAACACTCACACATGTTGTGAAATGCGCATCAGAAAAACTTTCTCAAAGTCTTCTAAGCAGCTCAGGGCTCATCAACACCATTAAGGATAACATAGTCAGAAGAGCTGAGGAAAGAGTGGATGGGAGTTTAGTCCAAACGCTGCGTGATTTTGATCACACTACACATATTAATGTCTCTGAAGTGAAGGGACGGTTGCATGTGTTGAGTCAACGGGTGCAGGAGGATTTCTCTGAAGTTAAAAGTCAAGTACAGGACCTGAAGCTGCTATTCAGCAGGATTTTCGCTGCTGTTTTTGTTCTGTATTTGTTCGCTGAGTCTGTCATGTACCTTCGGTCTTATCTGACGTCTGTAAGATTTGACAACACATATGTCACTGGTGGGCTCAGGAGGAAAGGAGCTGAAAAAGGGATTGTGGTTGAAGCGAAGGATGTGAAAAATGGAGTAAACTCCACCAGTTTCAGAATAACTAAAAGGGAACTTTTCAAATGTCTGGCTCCAGCAATGGTGATCACACTGTATCTGCTAATGACAATCTTTTTGATAGTGCTGGACGATTTCTTGTATTACTTGGTGAAATTAGGTGGTCCTTGGATTTCAAACATGCCATCCACCAACATCAGCATCAACGTCAACTTCAAG GTTGGAACTGAAGTGGGCTTCTGTCAAATCTTTAGCTCAGACTGTCAGGTAGATTTGTTCAATTTTAACAGAACTTACACAGCCCTCATTCACTCTGATCCAAACATGTGCGAGGCCCAATCCAGCAAGCTGAACCCAAGTGTAGTGACGGCACTGGTGTTCCTATATCTGTTCAGCTACACCTTGCTGCCCCTGGAGGTCTACGCACGACGCCTTCGGAGAAAGGTAGCAGCTTCTTTCTTCCGGCAGCAGGAGGAAAGAAGGGTTGAGTTCCTTATTAAGAAAGttcaaactaaacaaaaagacaGACAAAACAAAGTTTTCTTTATAGAATCCAACCATCAAGATAAAGAATTCTCTGGGATAACAGATCAGCTATACACGTAA